Genomic DNA from Dethiosulfovibrio faecalis:
ATTGGCCGTGATATGGTTTCCTGTTACCTTTATTGAACGGAAAAGTCCGGAGGTTCTCTCTCTCTCTGACGGTGGATATACAGGGGTGGAACCGTCTCACTATACCTACGAACTGCCCTGACCAGAATTTATGTAGCACAACGACCGCAACCGTTTTGTTGTATAATTCAAAATGTGCGGTTGTGTCGCCGCCGTCTCGTATATGATGGAGGTGTTGAGATGGGGTTGTTCGGTCTTAACGAAGATAGTAGCGATGTAGTCAAAATTCTGATAGCCAACGATTCCAGACTTGAAAAACGCATCCTTTTCGACGGAATAGATCGCTTTTTCCCCGATAGATCTCGTCTCATAGTAGAGAACTGTTCGAGAGGCGACAAGGCTTTGGATTACATACTCAAAGAGAATCCCGATATGGTGTTTCTCGACTGGGTCCTGCCGGGGATCGAGGGGCCCGAGATATGTCGTTCCGTAAGGGAAAAAGAGGGAGACGACGACTTCGGATACTGTTACATAGTAATGACCACTTCGATGGACGATAGAAGTTCCATCGCTCACGGTCTTTCATCCGGTGCGGATGACTTCATCACGAAGCCCTTCCATTCCGAGGATATAGAAGCGAGGATTACCGTAGGACTTCGTCTCGTGGAAGCCTATCGAAAAGTCTTGAGGCAGAAGGAAGCTATAGATAGGATGTCCAGAACGGACGAGTTGACAGGTATCCTCAACAGACGTTACGTTTTGTCCTGTTTAGAGAAGAGCCTTGATAGGGCTCAGAGAGAAAACCGTCCTCTTTCTATCTGCCTATGCGACGTGGATTTTTTCAAGCATATCAACGACACCTACGGGCATCAGGCAGGAGATTTCGTCCTGAGAAAACTGGGCTATTTTATGGAAACTTTCTTGGAGAAGCGCGGCGTAGCCGGCAGGTACGGCGGCGACGAGTTTCTGTTCGTTTTTCCCGAAGCGGATGAGGCGGAGGCCAAGGAGATAGCGTGTTCTCTGTACGAGAGGATAAGCTCTGCAAAGTTCGTTTTTAACGGCAAGGAGCTTCCGATCTCCCTTTCCTGCGGTTTTTCCTTCGTTCAGTCGCCTTTGGAACACGGGATGTGGAATTCCTCCAACCTGATAAAGATGGCGGACGACGCCCTTTACGAGGCCAAACGCAGAGGCAAAAACAGGATCTGCCTATATAGCGACGAAGGGATGGAGGAAATTTCCTCCGAACGAAGCTATCAGGATCTTGCCTGATGGGATAAAACGTGTTAGAATTCCTCTCGTTGATCTGGAGGGGTGTCCGAGTGGTCGAAGGTGCTTGCTTGGAGAGCAGGTGTACCGCAAGGTACCGTGGGTTCGAATCCCACCCTCTCCGCCAGATGATTGAGCCGTCGTGCCTTGCACGACGGCTTTTTTTTATTCTCAGGGCTTGATCTGTTGTATGATTGTTCTGGTTCGAGTATGTGCTTTAGAGATCTTTTGAGAGGAGGTTCGTTGTGGATTTTAGATCGATTTTATCGCTGGCGGTCTTGGTCGCTTTGTTGCTGTTTCTTAAGTTCGTAAAGGATAAATCCTCGTCTGGGGAGGATATCTCCCGGCATCTCGCCTTTCTTAATCGGCTGCGGTCATGGGGGAAGAAGGTCGTTTTGTCGGTCTTACTTGCTTTGATCGTCTTGGTTGGAGCTCTGGACGGGATATACATCGTTCCGTCCGGTTCTCAGGGAGTGCTTTTCCGTCTGGGAGAGGTAAAGTACGTCGCGGACCAGGGGCCTCATGTGAAGATCCCCTTCGTCGACGTAGTGGAGATAGTCAACACCGAGAACATCCGTCGTTTCGAGTACGGCTACAGGACGGTAAGCGTAGGTCCTCCCGCCAGGTACAGAGATGTACCCGACGAATCGAAGATGTTGACCAGGGACAACAAGATCATAGAGATCGATTGGGTACTTCAGTATCAGATATCCGATCCGGTCGACTACGTAACCCATATCCCCGAGAACCAGAACATGAGGGAGAGGATGATAAGGGATATAGCCGAATCCTTCATGAGGGAGGTCATAGGAGCGAGGATCCTGGACGATGTCCTGACGAAGGAGAAGCAGGCGATCCAGACCGAGGTCAGGAAGGGGCTTCAGGACAAGATGAACGCTCTCTCCACAGGAATTTTCGTTTCTTCCATCTCCTTGCAGGACGTTATTCCCCCTCAGGCAGTTCAAAAAGCCTTCAACGCGGTCAACTCGGCCAGAGCGGAGAAGGAGAGGATGATACTTGAGGCCGAGCGCTACGCTAAGGAAATAGCCTCTGAGGTGGCAGGAGACGTCGAGAGGATCCTGAACGAGGCCAACGCCTACGCCTTTAGAAGGGTGGCTTTGGCAGAGGGAGATGTCGCTAGGCTCAGTGCTTTGAACGAAGCCTACAGGGTCGATCCCGATCTGGTAAAGTTGAACCTCTGGATGGAGACTATGACCGACGTGTGGAAGGAAATCAATCCCCTGTTTCTTCGGTCCTCCGAGGCCCTGAAGTTTCTGCCTTTGGACCGGTTTATCGAGTCTTCCGAAAGAGACGTCAAGGGCGATTGAGGAGGTGGAGGGATGACTAAACAGCTCAAAACAGTGTCTATCGTCGGGGTGATGCTATTTTTTATGTTACTCCTGTACGGTTCCTTTTACGTGGTTCGTCAGGACGAGCAGGTAGTGATACTCAGACTGGGAGAGATCGTCTCGACCAGGCGAGATCCCGGCATAGCCTTTAAGGTCCCTGTCATCGATACGGTAGTGAAATACACTAAAAGGCTTATAGAGTACGATGCCCATCCGGTTTCGGTGGTGATGGCCGACAAAAAAAATCTCATATTCGACTCCATCGCGGTTTTCCAGATAACCGATCCGGCCACCTTCAGAAAGAGGGTCCGAACCATATCCGCTGTCCAACAGAGGCTGGACGACTCGGTGTATGCCGCCGTCAGAGCCGTGGCAGGGCAGGTTACCTTCGACGAGATCCTTTATCTCAAGAGGGAGGAAGCGGAGGCTCAGGCTCTCAGGATCGCGGCGGAGGAGAGCGAGAAATACGGTGTCACCATAAGGACCGTGGAGTTCAAGAGACTGTTTCTCCCACAGGAGAACGAGGAGGCCGTCTATCGTTCGATGGAGGCGGGGAGAAACAGGATGTCCGCCCAGTTGAGGTCGGAGGGGAAGGCCGAGGCCATGAAGCTGCGTTCAGCAGCGGACAGAAATAGGGTGGAGGTCTTGGCCTCCGCCATGAAAGAGGCCGAACAGATCAAGGGAGAGGGCGACATGAAGGCTCAGAAGCTGTTAAGCGACGCCAATCGTGCCGTCAAGGGCCTTTATCCCTTTATGAAAAAATTGGAGTTTTATAAAAAGGTCCTGCCGGGCAGAAACGTCATAGTCGAGAGCGAAGAGGGTATCTTCAAGGGTATGGACCGCCCCTGACGTATTGTAGTTTCATCTTTTGTGATATACTCGGTCGAGAAAAATAGAATATCCGACATCTTTAGATCAGGGAATCCGGTTAGACTCCGGAGCGGCCCCGCCACTGTAAGTTCGAATTTCGAACGAGCCAGAATGCTGTTCTCGAGATGACGATGTGTCTCTGCGCGGGCGGATTTCACATGATGTCTATGGAGGCCCCGTGGCGATTTCGCTTCGGGGTCTCTTTGGTCATAATATATCGGGAAAGGTGATGTGTTTGTTGAAAAAGTTGGTCTCGGTTTTGTTGTTGTTTTCTGCGATCTTTGTCGCTGGTGTCGCGTGGGGAGATGATTCGGTGAGCAAGAAAGGCGTGTTGATGGTATCTTTCGGAACGACCGTTCCGTCCGGTCAGAGGGCGATAGATAACCTTTTTGCGACCCTCAAGTCGGCCTGTCCCGACAAGGAGGTTCGACTGGCCTATACGTCCAACATAATCAGGCGTAAATTGGCTAAAGAGGAGAATAAGACGATCGATAGCCCAATGATCGCTCTGTCCAAGATGAGGGACGAGGGATTCACCGACGTCGTGGTGGTGTCCACCCACATCATCCCTGGGGAGGAGTATGGAGACCTGGAGGAGATCGTCAGGGCCTTCCAGTCGGTCAGGGGAAAGTACGGCTTCGATCGTCTGGTGCTGAGCGAACCTTTGCTGTATCATGAGGAAGACTTCGAGGCTATGGCCGGTTTCCTCGACAGGACCTACGGCGATAAAGTCGACGAGGACAGAGTCGTGGTCCTGATGGGACACGGTACCCCCGATTTTGCCAACGCCGCATACGGGCATCTCCAGGCTGTTCTGGAGTCGTCGCTTCCTGGTTTCATCGTGGGAACCGTCGAGGGGGCTCCTACTCTGGACGACGTCCTGCTTCGTCTGAAGGCTAAGGGAGCTCGTAAGGCGACCTTGGCTCCCTTGATGATAGTCGCCGGAGACCATGCTACCAACGATATGGCCGGTCCTGAGGATGATTCCTGGGTCACCGTGATCAAAGGCGAAGGGTATCGAGTCTCCTCCGTCCTGAAAGGTCTGGGCGAATACGACGAGATCGGTGCCATGCTGGTCCGGAAGTACCGGGCCGCTGCCGGAGATGGCTTTTAAGGGCAACTTGGATCGATTTTAGTCTCTGCGTCCGAAGCCTGTTTCAGGTTTCGGACGCCTGTTTTTTATCTACTGGTAAGGGGAGGGACCGTCTTGAGGATTACCGATCGCATAAGGCAGGATAGGAAGAGGGCTTTTCTATGTGGGTCCCTTCTTTCGGTCGCTTTGATCGCTTTGTTCTTCTGGCGTATAACCTCTGGAGATGTCGACCTGTCTCTTTCGGATGTGGCAGGGGCCCTTCTGGGGTGGGGATCGAACGACCAGGCCCATGTAATCGTCAGGGTGGTGAGGCTTCCCAGGATAATGGCCTCCATGGGGGCCGGGGCCTCTCTAGCTGTATCGGGAGTAGTTCTGCAAGCCCTTCTCGCCAACCCTCTGGCTGAACCCTACACTCTAGGAATAGCTTCAGGCGCGGCTTTCGGGGCGTCTTTGGCGATATTGTCAGGTTGGGTCGTTACGATATCGGCCTTTGCCGGAGCCCTCGTAGCCCTAGCTTTGGTCATGGCCATTTCCTGGCGTTCAGGCGGATCCACGGGACACACCGTCCTGGCCGGGATAGTGGTGGGGTCCTCTTTGTCCGCCGGGGTGACCTTGGCGAAAGCCCTGGCCGGAGATAAGGTGGCTGGGATAGTCTTCTGGCTCATGGGAGGGTTCTCCGGGGCCTCCTGGGGAAGCGTCTTTTGGGTCTGGTTCGGTGTCTTGATCGTATCTTCGTCTTTATTCTTCTCCTCCGATCTGGACGCGCTTTCCCTGGGAGGAAACAACGGAGCCGTGCTGGGAGTCGACGAGAGGGTGCTGAGGCCTTTGTTGGCGGTTGCCGCGGCTTTCTCTGCCGCCTCTGTGGTCTCGTTTTTCGGGGTGATCGGCTTCGTCGGCCTCGTCGTTCCTCATCTCGTAAGAATCTCCATAGGCGCCTCTCACAGAGTTCTTCTTCCCCTGTCGATGTTGACCGGGGCTCTTCTTCTTTCTGGAGCGGATGGAATCGTCAGGGAGCTGGGAGAGCTGCCGGTCGGTGTCCTGACCTCCCTGGTAGGAGGTCCTTTTTTCTGCTGGATCCTTATAAGAGAGAGGGGAAGAGGATGACTTCACTGGTTCTGGACGATATCTCCGCCCTGTATCCAAGTGGCGGTGGCGTGGCCTCCATCTCGGCCGAGGCCAAGGGCGGAGAGATAACCGTTTTGATAGGTCCTAACGGAAGCGGCAAAAGCACTCTATTGAAGGCTATAGCGGGGTTGATAGACTATGACGGTTCGATCAGGCTGAACGGAGTCGACCTGGAAAGCATGGGCCGAAGGTCGAGGGCCGCTCTCTTCGCCGTGGTCGATCAGATCCCCTCCATGAACTATCCCTTTTCCGTGACCGAGGTTTTGGCTATGGGGCGCCTACCTCACGGCAGGGACGAGCCTAGAAAAAACTCGACACTGAGGAGCGTCCGTAGAGCGGCAATCGCCATGGACCTGTCGGATCTATGGGATCGACCGGTTACGGAGCTTTCTGGAGGGGAGAGACAGAGGGTGGCCATAGCGAGAGCTATCGTTCAGGATAGCCCGGTTATGCTGATGGACGAGCCATCCTCCGCTCTGGACCCAGGTCACGTGTCCTCTCTCTTCTCGTCCCTCAGGGGGATGGCGAATCGGGGTCATGCCGTTATCGTCACGGTTCACGACGTCAATCTGGCGGCCATGTTCGCCGATAAGGTCTGGCTTATGGACGAAGGTCGTCTGGTGAAATACGGGAATCCGGAGGACATCCTCTCTCGGGAGAGGCTGTCTCAGGTCTACGGAGTCAATTTTTATCGATACGACGGAGAAAGGGGGAGGTCTCTTTGGTTTTTCGAGCTGGATTGATGGCTTTCTATCTGTTCTTCGCGGGGATTGCCTTTGCCCAGGGGAGGATAGTCGTTCACGACGACCTGGGGAACTCTGTATGTCTCTCCGGTCCCGCCACGAAGGTGGTCTCTCTCTATGCCGGACATAGCGAGACACTGTTGGCCATGGGCTATGGGGATCGGCTGGTGGCGGTGTCTCAAAGCGACGATGGAGAGCTTTTCCCAGGGATACCCAGGCTGTCTCGTAACTTCGATCCCGAATCGATCATAGCGCTGAACCCAGACCTGATCCTATCGAGACCTATGCTGGAGGGTACCCACGGTCGAGCGCTCGACGTCCTTAGACGGACCGGTATTCCCGTGGTGAACCTGGATCCTCCGGTGTGGACGTCACTGTTCGATTACGTCAGGACCATAGGAGAGCTCTTCGGCGATAGAGACGACGTCCAGGTGGATCTTCTGGCCCGTTCCATCGAGCGACTTTCCATAATGGCGGAGACCCGCAGGGCAGGCGGGAAAAAACCGGTTTTCTTTTTGGAGACCGGCGAAAAAGGCATAAGGACCTGTTCTCCCGACAGCTGGGCCGCCGGAATTCTCGAATTGGCCGGAGGGGTAAACGGAGCGTCCGATGCTTCTCCCCTGAGAGAGGGGAGTCCCTTGGCCCCTTACGGAATGGAGCGATTGATCGGTATAACTCCGACCTTGGATGTCTACATAGTCCAGCAGGGTGCCATGAACGACGTGACGGAAAAATCCGTGTACGAAAGGCCCTGGATAGAGATATTGAGGGGAAAGAGGATCCTCTTTATGGACGAGAGAGACCTGAGCCGTCCGTCGGTCTACAGGATGGAGTCCTCCGTTAAACGGTTGACGGATTTCTTTTTTCCCGAGGATCTTTAGGCTGTGATGGATTGGGGACTATGGGGTGACTTCATGAGAGGGGAAGCCATCCTGACCGTGAACGTCCTGATAGGCCTGTTCTTCGGGTGGCTCCTGGTGCGCTTCGGGGTCTCTGACAGGCTTT
This window encodes:
- a CDS encoding diguanylate cyclase, producing the protein MGLFGLNEDSSDVVKILIANDSRLEKRILFDGIDRFFPDRSRLIVENCSRGDKALDYILKENPDMVFLDWVLPGIEGPEICRSVREKEGDDDFGYCYIVMTTSMDDRSSIAHGLSSGADDFITKPFHSEDIEARITVGLRLVEAYRKVLRQKEAIDRMSRTDELTGILNRRYVLSCLEKSLDRAQRENRPLSICLCDVDFFKHINDTYGHQAGDFVLRKLGYFMETFLEKRGVAGRYGGDEFLFVFPEADEAEAKEIACSLYERISSAKFVFNGKELPISLSCGFSFVQSPLEHGMWNSSNLIKMADDALYEAKRRGKNRICLYSDEGMEEISSERSYQDLA
- the hflK gene encoding FtsH protease activity modulator HflK, which encodes MDFRSILSLAVLVALLLFLKFVKDKSSSGEDISRHLAFLNRLRSWGKKVVLSVLLALIVLVGALDGIYIVPSGSQGVLFRLGEVKYVADQGPHVKIPFVDVVEIVNTENIRRFEYGYRTVSVGPPARYRDVPDESKMLTRDNKIIEIDWVLQYQISDPVDYVTHIPENQNMRERMIRDIAESFMREVIGARILDDVLTKEKQAIQTEVRKGLQDKMNALSTGIFVSSISLQDVIPPQAVQKAFNAVNSARAEKERMILEAERYAKEIASEVAGDVERILNEANAYAFRRVALAEGDVARLSALNEAYRVDPDLVKLNLWMETMTDVWKEINPLFLRSSEALKFLPLDRFIESSERDVKGD
- the hflC gene encoding protease modulator HflC; the encoded protein is MTKQLKTVSIVGVMLFFMLLLYGSFYVVRQDEQVVILRLGEIVSTRRDPGIAFKVPVIDTVVKYTKRLIEYDAHPVSVVMADKKNLIFDSIAVFQITDPATFRKRVRTISAVQQRLDDSVYAAVRAVAGQVTFDEILYLKREEAEAQALRIAAEESEKYGVTIRTVEFKRLFLPQENEEAVYRSMEAGRNRMSAQLRSEGKAEAMKLRSAADRNRVEVLASAMKEAEQIKGEGDMKAQKLLSDANRAVKGLYPFMKKLEFYKKVLPGRNVIVESEEGIFKGMDRP
- a CDS encoding sirohydrochlorin cobaltochelatase, with translation MSKKGVLMVSFGTTVPSGQRAIDNLFATLKSACPDKEVRLAYTSNIIRRKLAKEENKTIDSPMIALSKMRDEGFTDVVVVSTHIIPGEEYGDLEEIVRAFQSVRGKYGFDRLVLSEPLLYHEEDFEAMAGFLDRTYGDKVDEDRVVVLMGHGTPDFANAAYGHLQAVLESSLPGFIVGTVEGAPTLDDVLLRLKAKGARKATLAPLMIVAGDHATNDMAGPEDDSWVTVIKGEGYRVSSVLKGLGEYDEIGAMLVRKYRAAAGDGF
- a CDS encoding FecCD family ABC transporter permease; protein product: MRITDRIRQDRKRAFLCGSLLSVALIALFFWRITSGDVDLSLSDVAGALLGWGSNDQAHVIVRVVRLPRIMASMGAGASLAVSGVVLQALLANPLAEPYTLGIASGAAFGASLAILSGWVVTISAFAGALVALALVMAISWRSGGSTGHTVLAGIVVGSSLSAGVTLAKALAGDKVAGIVFWLMGGFSGASWGSVFWVWFGVLIVSSSLFFSSDLDALSLGGNNGAVLGVDERVLRPLLAVAAAFSAASVVSFFGVIGFVGLVVPHLVRISIGASHRVLLPLSMLTGALLLSGADGIVRELGELPVGVLTSLVGGPFFCWILIRERGRG
- a CDS encoding ABC transporter ATP-binding protein, with amino-acid sequence MTSLVLDDISALYPSGGGVASISAEAKGGEITVLIGPNGSGKSTLLKAIAGLIDYDGSIRLNGVDLESMGRRSRAALFAVVDQIPSMNYPFSVTEVLAMGRLPHGRDEPRKNSTLRSVRRAAIAMDLSDLWDRPVTELSGGERQRVAIARAIVQDSPVMLMDEPSSALDPGHVSSLFSSLRGMANRGHAVIVTVHDVNLAAMFADKVWLMDEGRLVKYGNPEDILSRERLSQVYGVNFYRYDGERGRSLWFFELD
- a CDS encoding ABC transporter substrate-binding protein → MVFRAGLMAFYLFFAGIAFAQGRIVVHDDLGNSVCLSGPATKVVSLYAGHSETLLAMGYGDRLVAVSQSDDGELFPGIPRLSRNFDPESIIALNPDLILSRPMLEGTHGRALDVLRRTGIPVVNLDPPVWTSLFDYVRTIGELFGDRDDVQVDLLARSIERLSIMAETRRAGGKKPVFFLETGEKGIRTCSPDSWAAGILELAGGVNGASDASPLREGSPLAPYGMERLIGITPTLDVYIVQQGAMNDVTEKSVYERPWIEILRGKRILFMDERDLSRPSVYRMESSVKRLTDFFFPEDL